From the genome of Ralstonia pickettii, one region includes:
- the rpsU gene encoding 30S ribosomal protein S21: MTTIRLKENEPVEVALRRFRREIERTGLIKELRARTAYEKPTTERKRKKAAAVSRTRKRLRSQMLPKKLY, encoded by the coding sequence ATGACCACCATCCGTCTGAAAGAAAACGAGCCGGTCGAAGTTGCGCTGCGCCGCTTCCGCCGTGAAATCGAGCGCACTGGCCTGATCAAGGAACTGCGCGCCCGCACCGCTTACGAAAAGCCGACGACCGAGCGCAAGCGCAAGAAGGCTGCTGCCGTGTCGCGTACGCGTAAGCGCCTGCGTTCGCAAATGCTGCCGAAGAAGCTCTACTAA
- a CDS encoding NUDIX hydrolase produces MSAYSVSIKGVLRAPTGDVVLLLNEREEWELPGGRIELGETSIECLVREIAEELNLQAEVGTLIDTYLFEVVPGKHVFIATYACSLVGPFEPTVSHEHKRLGLFAPDALPVNLPEGYRASIAAALKAAA; encoded by the coding sequence ATGTCTGCCTACTCGGTTTCCATCAAAGGCGTCCTCCGCGCACCGACCGGCGATGTCGTCCTGCTACTCAATGAACGGGAAGAATGGGAACTGCCCGGCGGGCGTATTGAACTTGGCGAAACGTCCATCGAATGCCTGGTCCGAGAAATCGCTGAAGAGCTGAACCTGCAGGCGGAAGTGGGCACGTTGATCGACACGTACCTGTTTGAAGTCGTGCCAGGCAAGCACGTGTTCATTGCCACGTATGCGTGCTCGCTGGTCGGCCCGTTCGAGCCGACCGTCAGTCACGAGCACAAGCGCCTCGGGCTGTTTGCGCCGGATGCGTTGCCGGTGAATTTGCCGGAGGGCTATCGGGCGTCGATAGCGGCAGCGCTGAAGGCAGCCGCTTAA
- a CDS encoding DNA topoisomerase IB translates to MERVPKSAPAPVATSATLLAEALPERLRYVDDTRPGYTRRRLRGQFAYFDTRGQRIRDPAIIARINKLAIPPAYTDVWICPHAGGHLQATGRDARGRKQYRYHAEWRAFRDADKYGRLLAFGAVLPRVREAITAHLEAPGLAREKMLATVVYLLDVTLVRVGNAAYARDNRSYGLTTLRNRHVEVHGNTVRFQFRGKSGVEHDVSVSDPRLARIIRRCVDLPGQELFQYIDEAGERRVVDSTDVNAYLQEITGADFTAKDYRTWAGSVLALDLLRGRTLTNVTEARRQVVEAVAAVAQRLGNTPAVCRKCYVHPAVVDAFLAGELEALPPTRARKGLRREEVALLYFLEHIASTKGTGEKKPA, encoded by the coding sequence GTGGAACGCGTTCCCAAGTCTGCGCCCGCACCGGTTGCCACTAGCGCCACCCTTCTCGCCGAAGCGCTGCCCGAACGGCTGCGCTATGTGGACGACACACGCCCGGGCTACACCCGGCGCCGGCTACGCGGGCAATTCGCCTATTTCGACACGCGCGGCCAGCGCATCCGCGACCCGGCCATCATTGCGCGTATCAACAAGCTGGCGATCCCGCCGGCCTATACCGACGTCTGGATCTGCCCACATGCGGGCGGGCATCTGCAGGCGACGGGACGCGACGCACGCGGGCGCAAGCAATATCGCTATCACGCAGAATGGCGCGCCTTTCGCGATGCCGACAAATACGGGCGATTGCTGGCATTCGGGGCGGTGCTGCCACGGGTGCGTGAGGCGATCACCGCCCACCTGGAGGCGCCGGGCCTGGCGCGCGAGAAGATGCTGGCGACAGTGGTCTACCTGCTGGACGTGACGCTGGTGCGCGTGGGGAACGCGGCCTATGCGCGCGACAACCGCTCCTATGGGCTCACGACACTGCGCAACCGCCACGTTGAGGTGCACGGCAATACGGTGCGCTTTCAGTTTCGTGGCAAAAGCGGCGTGGAGCACGACGTGTCGGTATCGGATCCGCGCCTGGCCCGCATCATCCGGCGCTGCGTCGATCTTCCAGGGCAGGAGTTATTCCAGTACATCGACGAAGCGGGCGAGCGCCGGGTAGTTGATTCCACGGATGTGAATGCATACTTACAAGAGATTACGGGGGCGGATTTCACGGCGAAGGACTACCGCACCTGGGCCGGCAGCGTGCTGGCGCTGGATCTGCTGCGCGGGCGCACGTTGACGAACGTTACCGAGGCGCGCCGGCAGGTGGTGGAGGCTGTTGCTGCCGTGGCGCAGCGCCTCGGGAACACGCCGGCCGTCTGCCGCAAATGCTATGTACACCCGGCTGTGGTGGACGCATTCCTGGCGGGCGAATTGGAAGCACTGCCCCCGACCCGCGCGCGCAAGGGTCTGCGACGCGAAGAAGTGGCCTTGCTTTACTTTCTCGAGCACATCGCCAGCACTAAGGGCACAGGCGAAAAAAAGCCCGCCTGA
- the mnmE gene encoding tRNA uridine-5-carboxymethylaminomethyl(34) synthesis GTPase MnmE, with protein MTAADHPTALPNASAAPRAPILTIPIAAIATAPGRGGIGVVRVSGPDVRAVMQAVCGRVLTPRQATYLPFLDAEGNAIDRGIALWFPAPHSYTGEDVLELQGHGGPVVMQLLLQRCLAAGREIGLRVAEPGEFTRRAFLNDKMDLAQAEAVADLIEASTEAAARSAARSLDGAFSQAVHALVERVIHLRMLVEATLDFPEEEIDFLEASDARGQLAGIRTAVDGVLAQARQGALLREGLHVVLAGQPNVGKSSLLNALAGAELAIVTPIAGTTRDKVQQTIQIEGIPLNIVDTAGLRDTEDEVERIGIERTWAAIARADVVLHLLDAADYRANGLSPEDAAIDARIAEHVPAGVPTLRVINKIDLSGVAVPDRVDAEPPEVWLSARDGLGVELLRAALLEIAGWQGGGEGLYLARERHLAALRTARDHLATAAEHADQQAQSLDLFAEELRLAQEALNSITGAFSSDDLLGVIFSRFCIGK; from the coding sequence ATGACTGCCGCTGACCACCCCACCGCCTTGCCGAACGCTTCCGCCGCGCCGCGCGCGCCCATCCTCACCATCCCCATCGCCGCGATTGCCACCGCGCCGGGGCGAGGCGGCATTGGCGTGGTGCGCGTATCGGGGCCTGATGTGCGCGCCGTCATGCAAGCCGTGTGCGGACGTGTGCTGACGCCACGCCAGGCAACCTACCTGCCGTTCCTCGACGCCGAGGGCAACGCAATCGATCGCGGCATCGCGCTGTGGTTTCCCGCGCCGCATTCCTACACGGGCGAAGACGTGCTGGAGCTGCAGGGCCACGGCGGCCCGGTCGTAATGCAACTGCTGCTGCAACGCTGCCTGGCCGCCGGCCGCGAGATCGGCCTGCGCGTGGCCGAGCCCGGCGAGTTCACGCGCCGCGCCTTCCTCAACGACAAGATGGATCTGGCGCAGGCCGAGGCCGTCGCCGATCTGATTGAAGCCAGCACCGAAGCCGCCGCACGTTCGGCGGCGCGCTCGCTCGATGGTGCGTTTTCGCAGGCGGTGCATGCGCTGGTTGAGCGCGTGATCCATCTGCGCATGCTGGTGGAAGCGACGCTGGATTTTCCAGAAGAGGAGATCGACTTCCTGGAGGCGTCCGACGCGCGGGGCCAGCTTGCCGGCATTCGCACGGCCGTCGATGGGGTGCTCGCGCAGGCTCGTCAGGGGGCGCTGCTGCGCGAAGGCCTGCACGTGGTGCTGGCGGGGCAGCCGAATGTCGGCAAGTCGTCGTTGCTCAATGCGCTGGCCGGCGCGGAACTTGCCATCGTCACGCCGATTGCCGGCACCACGCGCGACAAGGTGCAGCAGACGATTCAGATTGAAGGCATCCCGCTGAACATCGTCGACACGGCAGGCTTACGCGATACGGAAGACGAGGTCGAGCGCATCGGTATCGAGCGCACCTGGGCCGCCATCGCCCGCGCCGATGTCGTGCTGCATCTGCTGGATGCGGCGGACTATCGCGCCAACGGCCTTTCGCCCGAAGACGCTGCGATCGACGCGCGCATCGCCGAGCACGTGCCCGCCGGCGTGCCGACCCTGCGCGTCATCAACAAGATCGACCTTTCGGGCGTGGCCGTACCGGACCGCGTGGATGCAGAGCCCCCCGAGGTGTGGCTCTCGGCGCGCGATGGCCTTGGTGTCGAACTGCTGCGCGCGGCGTTGCTGGAGATTGCCGGCTGGCAGGGCGGCGGCGAGGGGCTTTATCTCGCGCGCGAACGCCATCTCGCCGCGCTGCGCACAGCCCGCGATCATCTGGCCACGGCCGCAGAGCACGCAGACCAACAAGCGCAATCGCTGGATCTGTTTGCCGAGGAGCTGCGGCTTGCGCAGGAGGCGCTGAACAGCATTACGGGGGCGTTTTCCAGCGATGATTTGCTGGGGGTGATTTTTAGTCGGTTCTGTATCGGCAAGTGA
- a CDS encoding efflux transporter outer membrane subunit, producing the protein MQKTMTFRTPALLPALLLAAGVLSGCSMAPTYERPDAPITSAYPQAPAGYAVPADSAKPGENAPRATELGWREFFPDARLQKLIGLALENNRDLRVAMLNVEAARAQYRLQIADLLPPVNASATYTRSHTPPSISTTGGDIYNKQYQLGVGISNYQVNLFSVGDVTSSARASYLATDEGRRAAQISLISQVAKAYLNERAYAEQLDLAQQTLKGREDYYKLAKQRFDVGASSALDLRQTETLVESARVSVAQLTRQYAQATNALVLLVGAPLPADLPAPTTVSSEKIVADIPPGVPSELLEQRPDIRQAEQRLIAANANIGVARAAFFPSIGLTSNVGTASGALHDLFKSGTGFWSFVPNLTLPIFNWGTNIFNLDLTKTNQKIAVANYEKTIQTAFREVSDALVARGTLEEQVAAQKRFRDATADRLTLSDQRYRNGVSSFLDVLDAQRDLFSADQTLVQTRLARLTNAIDLYTALGGGLQERSTTVAAQQAQPTAAPGVAPATPDMTPQQSK; encoded by the coding sequence ATGCAGAAAACGATGACCTTTCGAACCCCCGCGCTGCTGCCGGCGCTCCTGCTGGCTGCCGGCGTGTTGTCCGGCTGCTCGATGGCGCCCACCTATGAGCGCCCGGATGCTCCGATAACGAGCGCGTACCCGCAGGCACCGGCCGGCTATGCCGTGCCGGCAGACTCCGCCAAGCCCGGCGAGAACGCACCCCGTGCGACCGAACTGGGCTGGCGCGAGTTCTTCCCCGATGCACGCCTGCAAAAGCTGATCGGCCTGGCGCTTGAGAACAACCGTGACCTGCGCGTGGCCATGCTCAACGTCGAGGCCGCGCGTGCGCAGTACCGCCTGCAGATCGCCGACCTGCTGCCGCCGGTCAACGCGTCCGCCACGTACACGCGCAGCCATACGCCGCCGTCGATTTCGACCACCGGCGGCGACATCTACAACAAGCAGTACCAGCTTGGCGTGGGTATCAGCAACTATCAGGTGAACCTGTTCAGCGTGGGCGACGTCACGTCGTCTGCGCGTGCAAGTTATCTGGCGACGGACGAAGGCCGGCGTGCGGCGCAGATCAGCCTGATCTCGCAGGTGGCCAAGGCTTACCTGAACGAGCGCGCCTATGCCGAGCAGCTGGACCTGGCCCAGCAGACCCTGAAGGGCCGCGAGGACTACTACAAGCTGGCCAAGCAGCGTTTTGACGTTGGTGCTTCGTCGGCGCTGGATCTGCGCCAGACCGAGACGCTGGTGGAATCGGCCCGCGTGTCAGTGGCTCAGCTCACGCGCCAGTACGCCCAGGCGACCAACGCGCTGGTGCTGCTGGTCGGGGCGCCGTTGCCGGCCGACCTGCCCGCGCCGACCACGGTGTCGTCTGAGAAGATCGTCGCAGACATTCCTCCCGGCGTGCCGTCGGAGCTGCTGGAGCAGCGCCCGGACATCCGCCAGGCCGAGCAGAGGCTGATTGCCGCCAACGCCAACATCGGTGTGGCGCGCGCCGCGTTCTTCCCGAGTATCGGGCTGACGTCCAACGTGGGCACGGCAAGCGGCGCGTTGCATGATCTGTTCAAGAGCGGGACGGGCTTTTGGTCGTTCGTGCCGAACCTGACGCTGCCGATCTTCAACTGGGGCACCAACATCTTCAACCTGGACTTGACCAAGACCAACCAGAAGATCGCGGTTGCCAACTACGAGAAGACGATCCAGACCGCGTTCCGCGAAGTGTCCGACGCCCTCGTGGCGCGCGGCACCCTGGAGGAGCAGGTGGCCGCGCAGAAGCGCTTCCGCGATGCCACGGCTGATCGCCTGACGCTCTCCGATCAGCGTTATCGCAATGGTGTGTCGAGCTTCCTCGATGTGCTCGACGCGCAACGCGATCTGTTCAGCGCCGACCAGACGCTGGTGCAGACGCGCTTGGCTCGCCTGACCAACGCCATCGATCTATACACGGCGCTGGGCGGCGGGTTGCAAGAGCGCAGCACCACCGTGGCCGCACAGCAGGCTCAGCCGACGGCCGCGCCGGGCGTTGCGCCCGCCACGCCGGATATGACGCCGCAGCAATCGAAGTAA
- the yidC gene encoding membrane protein insertase YidC has product MDIKRTILWVIFSLAVVLLFDNWQRANGHQSMFFPTPQTATTTAAAPGSTPAGDVPSNASTTAASGAQTAPATGAASQAPASEKIVISTDLLRATIDTAGAIVTKLELLDQKDHDGNPMVLFDRSVERTYLARSGLIGGDFPNHTTVFTASAGPRDLGTGNDVSITLTADKGGAKLAKTYVFKRGSYVIDTRFDVTNDGTAPINPTLYMELARDGGAVEQSRFYSTFTGPAVYTDGDKFHKITFADIDKGKAQVPAPTDSGWVAMVQHYFASAWIPADNVKREYYVNRVDTNFYRIGIQEPLGTVAPGASVSATARLFAGPQQARMLEAITPGLDLVKDYGWLTIVAKPLFWLLEKIHALLGNWGWSIVALTVLIKLVFFPLSATSYRSMAKMKDLQPRMTAIRERHKGDPQKMNQEMMTLYRTEKVNPLGGCLPIVIQIPVFMALYWALLSSVEMRGAPWIGWVHDLSTPDPFYILPVLMAVSMFVQTKLNPTPPDPVQAKVMMFMPIAFSVMFFFFPAGLVLYWVVNNCLSIAQQWSINRMLGTNNKAAPAK; this is encoded by the coding sequence ATGGATATCAAACGCACCATTCTCTGGGTGATCTTCTCGCTGGCGGTTGTCCTGCTGTTCGACAACTGGCAACGCGCGAATGGCCACCAGTCGATGTTCTTCCCGACACCGCAAACGGCCACCACGACGGCCGCTGCGCCGGGCAGCACGCCCGCAGGCGACGTGCCGAGCAACGCCTCCACGACGGCAGCCTCCGGAGCGCAGACCGCCCCGGCCACGGGCGCGGCTTCACAGGCACCGGCTTCGGAGAAGATCGTCATCTCGACCGACCTGCTGCGGGCCACGATCGACACCGCTGGCGCCATCGTCACCAAGCTCGAACTGCTCGATCAGAAAGACCACGACGGCAACCCGATGGTGCTGTTCGACCGCAGCGTCGAGCGTACCTATCTGGCTCGCTCGGGCCTGATCGGCGGCGACTTCCCGAACCACACGACGGTGTTCACGGCATCTGCCGGCCCGCGTGACCTGGGCACGGGCAACGATGTCTCGATCACGCTGACGGCCGACAAGGGCGGCGCCAAGCTGGCCAAGACGTACGTCTTCAAGCGCGGCAGCTACGTGATCGACACGCGCTTCGACGTGACCAACGACGGCACTGCGCCGATCAACCCGACGCTATATATGGAACTGGCCCGCGATGGCGGCGCTGTGGAGCAATCGCGCTTCTACAGCACGTTCACCGGCCCGGCCGTGTACACCGACGGCGACAAGTTCCACAAGATCACCTTTGCCGACATCGACAAGGGCAAGGCACAGGTGCCGGCCCCGACCGACAGCGGCTGGGTGGCGATGGTGCAGCACTACTTTGCATCGGCCTGGATTCCGGCAGACAACGTCAAGCGCGAGTACTACGTCAACCGCGTCGACACCAACTTCTACCGCATCGGCATCCAGGAGCCGCTGGGCACCGTGGCGCCGGGCGCCAGCGTGTCGGCCACGGCGCGCCTGTTCGCCGGCCCGCAGCAAGCGCGCATGCTTGAGGCCATCACCCCGGGCCTGGACCTGGTGAAGGACTATGGCTGGCTGACCATCGTCGCCAAGCCGCTGTTCTGGCTGCTGGAAAAGATTCACGCACTGCTGGGCAACTGGGGCTGGTCGATCGTTGCACTCACGGTGTTGATCAAGCTGGTGTTCTTCCCGCTGTCGGCCACGAGCTACCGCTCGATGGCCAAGATGAAGGACCTGCAGCCGCGCATGACGGCCATCCGCGAGCGCCACAAGGGCGATCCGCAGAAGATGAACCAGGAAATGATGACGCTGTACCGCACCGAGAAGGTCAATCCGCTCGGCGGCTGCCTGCCGATCGTGATCCAGATTCCGGTGTTCATGGCTTTGTACTGGGCGCTGCTGTCGTCGGTCGAAATGCGCGGTGCGCCCTGGATCGGCTGGGTGCACGACCTCTCCACGCCCGACCCGTTCTACATCCTGCCGGTGCTGATGGCCGTGTCGATGTTCGTGCAGACCAAGCTGAACCCGACCCCGCCGGACCCGGTGCAGGCCAAGGTGATGATGTTCATGCCGATCGCGTTCTCGGTGATGTTCTTCTTCTTCCCGGCCGGCCTCGTGCTGTACTGGGTGGTGAACAACTGCCTGTCGATCGCGCAGCAATGGTCGATCAACCGCATGCTGGGCACCAACAACAAGGCGGCACCCGCCAAGTAA